Proteins found in one Sporosarcina sp. FSL K6-3457 genomic segment:
- a CDS encoding carbohydrate ABC transporter permease has translation MKILSKYAKEVLLFLAALFFLSPIYIIIVNSFKNRQELYDNALALPEKFSFQYYTEAMEKMGFLSALGNSLYITILSVLIIVVLSSMTAWMLARTDNKLSNIIFMTFIATMLIPFQTLMMPLMQLMGTITNELHIPMFNTREGLIFMHVGFSSSISVFLYHGFIKSIPITLEEAATIDGATKFGVFWRIIFPMLKPITVTVMILNVINIWNDYLLPSLTLTDKGLRTIPLSTFYFFGEFTIKWNLAMAGLMLTIIPVVIFYVLAQKHIIKGIGEGAVK, from the coding sequence ATGAAAATACTTAGTAAGTATGCAAAGGAAGTATTACTTTTTCTGGCAGCGCTTTTCTTCTTATCTCCTATTTATATCATCATTGTCAACTCCTTTAAAAATCGTCAAGAGCTTTATGATAATGCACTTGCGTTACCTGAGAAATTTAGCTTTCAATATTATACAGAAGCAATGGAAAAGATGGGTTTTTTAAGTGCACTCGGAAATTCATTGTATATTACAATACTTTCTGTTCTAATTATTGTCGTACTATCTTCTATGACGGCATGGATGTTGGCAAGAACGGATAATAAGCTGAGTAATATTATATTCATGACGTTTATTGCAACAATGCTAATTCCATTTCAAACACTTATGATGCCGCTAATGCAATTAATGGGAACGATTACGAATGAGCTGCATATTCCAATGTTTAATACGCGCGAAGGCTTAATATTCATGCATGTAGGATTCAGTTCAAGTATTTCAGTATTTTTGTATCATGGTTTCATTAAATCAATTCCGATTACGTTGGAAGAAGCAGCAACAATAGATGGGGCTACAAAATTCGGTGTGTTTTGGCGAATCATTTTCCCAATGCTAAAGCCAATCACAGTAACAGTGATGATCTTAAACGTCATTAATATTTGGAATGATTACCTATTGCCATCGTTAACGTTGACTGATAAAGGATTACGAACGATTCCGCTCTCTACTTTTTACTTCTTTGGCGAGTTTACGATTAAGTGGAATTTAGCGATGGCCGGTCTGATGCTGACGATTATTCCAGTTGTAATTTTCTACGTTCTGGCACAAAAGCATATTATTAAAGGAATTGGGGAAGGTGCGGTCAAGTGA
- a CDS encoding carbohydrate ABC transporter permease, with protein sequence MKKGNRGWYILFTAPLLVIFTTVVIIPFLIGIYYSFFEWDGIAANPKVFVGLDNFIRLFDDARFLKSAWITTVFTILAVISVNIVGLTAALLVTSKLRVANVARTLVFMPYLIGGLILGYIWQFIFLDVFTLIGDITGLDGIFFNWLMDMDYALYAMVFVFTWQMAGYVMIIYIAGIQGVPNDVIEAAKIDGATGWQRFRKITFPLLMPAFTISLFLTLSSAFKIYDVNLSLTGGGPANATEMFAMNIYNEIFGYGNYGFGQAKAIIFFFVVAAITLTQVYVTKKREVEM encoded by the coding sequence ATGAAAAAAGGAAATAGAGGCTGGTATATCTTATTTACAGCTCCATTATTAGTGATTTTTACAACAGTAGTAATTATTCCTTTCTTAATAGGAATCTATTATTCTTTTTTTGAATGGGATGGAATCGCAGCAAATCCGAAAGTATTTGTCGGATTAGACAATTTTATACGCTTATTTGATGATGCGCGTTTTCTTAAATCTGCTTGGATTACAACAGTGTTTACGATATTAGCAGTTATTTCAGTAAATATCGTTGGGCTAACTGCTGCATTGCTCGTCACATCCAAACTTCGTGTAGCGAATGTCGCGCGAACGCTGGTCTTTATGCCTTACTTAATTGGTGGTTTAATACTCGGTTATATTTGGCAATTCATATTTTTGGATGTCTTTACATTAATCGGAGATATAACAGGATTAGATGGCATCTTTTTTAACTGGCTAATGGATATGGATTATGCTTTATACGCGATGGTGTTCGTCTTTACATGGCAAATGGCCGGATACGTAATGATCATTTACATTGCGGGGATTCAAGGCGTTCCGAATGATGTCATTGAAGCAGCTAAAATTGATGGGGCAACGGGCTGGCAGCGATTTAGAAAAATCACATTCCCCTTATTAATGCCGGCATTTACTATCAGTCTATTTTTAACACTGTCATCAGCATTTAAAATTTATGATGTCAACCTGAGTTTAACAGGCGGTGGTCCAGCGAACGCTACGGAAATGTTCGCAATGAATATTTATAATGAGATTTTCGGCTATGGTAATTATGGATTTGGCCAAGCTAAAGCGATTATTTTCTTCTTTGTTGTTGCAGCAATTACGTTGACTCAAGTGTATGTTACGAAGAAAAGGGAGGTTGAAATGTGA
- a CDS encoding LacI family DNA-binding transcriptional regulator, whose translation MTTIKDVAKQAGVSIGVVSKAFNNYTDVSEKTKQRIFEVAKELNYTPNVVAKNLSSKKQMTIGLISSGVFNDNEKDNNAFDIFKGVYSAVSAGPFELSIYLIDSQEQKQKSYVQYCRERNIGGALLQGIRTDDSYYKELITTNIPCVVFDIMTETDNGLIGSVSIDNAVASKEIASYLLERNHRDIVVVAGTKETYVNAERMKGVQQAFQANDLDLCDDKVLYAQFSEQDAYELTKVYLQTEQPTAFLCFSDLMAFGVMKAVKEAGLSIPEDISITGFDDLVISGYTQPQLTTVGQDFMEIGKVAALLLQDLMENKLERQHVYVEHQLVERQSVRMI comes from the coding sequence GTGACGACTATCAAAGATGTTGCCAAACAAGCAGGAGTGTCCATTGGCGTTGTATCAAAAGCATTTAATAATTACACAGATGTTAGTGAAAAAACAAAGCAAAGAATTTTTGAAGTTGCTAAGGAATTGAACTATACGCCGAATGTAGTGGCTAAAAACCTGTCATCTAAAAAGCAAATGACAATTGGTTTAATATCATCAGGCGTTTTTAATGATAATGAGAAAGATAATAATGCTTTTGATATATTCAAGGGGGTCTATTCGGCTGTATCTGCAGGTCCATTTGAATTATCCATCTATCTCATTGATTCGCAGGAGCAGAAGCAAAAAAGCTATGTTCAATATTGTCGAGAGCGCAATATTGGCGGTGCACTTTTACAAGGAATTCGAACAGATGATTCTTATTATAAAGAATTGATTACGACCAATATTCCCTGTGTTGTGTTCGATATTATGACAGAAACGGACAATGGATTGATTGGCAGTGTGTCGATTGATAATGCTGTTGCGAGTAAGGAAATAGCTAGTTATTTATTGGAGCGTAATCACCGTGATATTGTTGTCGTGGCTGGAACGAAGGAAACGTATGTCAATGCGGAGCGCATGAAAGGCGTGCAACAGGCCTTTCAAGCAAATGACTTAGACTTATGCGATGACAAAGTACTGTACGCTCAATTTTCAGAGCAGGATGCATATGAGCTGACGAAGGTCTATCTTCAAACAGAACAACCGACGGCATTCCTATGCTTTAGTGATTTAATGGCATTTGGTGTCATGAAGGCAGTTAAAGAAGCAGGGTTAAGTATCCCAGAAGACATTTCGATTACGGGATTTGATGATTTGGTCATTAGTGGATACACACAGCCGCAGCTGACGACAGTTGGCCAGGATTTTATGGAAATTGGTAAAGTGGCAGCATTGCTGTTACAAGATTTGATGGAAAATAAGTTGGAACGGCAGCATGTCTATGTGGAGCATCAATTAGTGGAGCGACAAAGTGTCAGGATGATCTGA
- a CDS encoding glycoside hydrolase family 65 protein — MTWTLTKSELDHETLLLNESLLSLGNGYLGVRGNFEEGYHEAYTSIRGTYINAFHDEIDLQYGEKLHGFPDIQQKIVNVIDGQTIQILIEDEAFSLFEGEVIHFERNLHMDKGFTERIIHWKSPKGQEVQLHFKRLVSFITKELFAIDVKIIPMGPIQQVKIISTVNGDVSNFVDKTDPRIASGHAKRLHVVEAEQQEQWSIVKNRTYATELEVACIASMQVTSGNYQYDSKATDSSVEQTYTFEGNGTIHFTKYNVYTDTLRHGEAVIDKAIAVQQQLAATTFEDLLLEQKEYLDHFWSKSDVAIDGDKRLQEGIRFNLYQLLQSVGKDPVSNIAAKGLSGEGYEGHYFWDTEIYMFPVFLMTSPEIAKNLLLHRYSILDSARVRAKELGHTKGALFPWRTITGPESSAFFPAGTAQYHISADVAYSYIQYYLVTQDEAFLKDYMAEVLFETARLWADTGHMHEGQFRIDSVTGPDEYTCIVNNNYYTNVMAKHNLLWAVKVFHLLHEKDSNHLQQLINRLELTAFEVQQWTDAGEKMYLPYDETYKMNAQDDSFLQKARWDLENTPKEKFPLLLNYHPLTLYRYQVCKQADTVLAHFLLEDEQDIETMQNSYNYYEQITTHDSSLSGCVYSIMASKLGYKEKAYAYFNETARLDLDNTQGNTKDGLHMANMGGTWLAIVYGFAGLRVKESGLSFAPFLPDEWNSLDFHVQYQGRLLKVHLGRDVISYLVVEGEGLTICHNGSSLYLENGQEVKV, encoded by the coding sequence ATGACTTGGACATTAACAAAATCAGAGCTAGATCATGAAACCCTATTGTTAAATGAAAGTCTTTTGTCCTTGGGCAATGGTTATCTAGGTGTCAGAGGGAATTTTGAAGAAGGCTATCATGAGGCGTATACATCTATTCGAGGAACATACATAAATGCTTTTCATGATGAAATAGATCTTCAGTATGGAGAAAAGCTACATGGGTTTCCCGACATCCAGCAAAAAATTGTCAATGTGATTGATGGACAAACGATCCAAATCTTGATTGAGGATGAAGCTTTTTCTTTGTTTGAGGGAGAAGTCATTCACTTCGAACGAAATTTACATATGGATAAGGGATTTACTGAACGGATCATTCATTGGAAATCGCCTAAAGGACAAGAAGTTCAGCTTCATTTTAAACGGCTCGTTTCTTTTATAACAAAGGAATTGTTTGCGATTGATGTAAAAATCATTCCTATGGGTCCTATTCAACAAGTGAAAATTATTTCAACGGTGAATGGCGATGTGTCTAACTTTGTCGATAAAACGGATCCGCGAATTGCTTCTGGTCATGCGAAACGCCTCCATGTAGTAGAGGCTGAGCAGCAAGAACAATGGAGCATTGTCAAAAATCGTACGTATGCTACCGAGCTGGAAGTGGCTTGTATCGCTTCAATGCAAGTGACATCTGGGAACTATCAGTATGATAGTAAAGCTACGGATAGTAGCGTGGAACAGACCTATACATTTGAAGGAAATGGGACGATTCACTTTACAAAGTATAATGTGTATACAGATACGCTACGGCATGGCGAAGCTGTTATTGATAAAGCGATTGCTGTTCAACAACAGCTTGCAGCGACAACTTTCGAGGATCTTCTGCTAGAGCAGAAAGAGTATCTGGATCACTTTTGGAGTAAGTCTGATGTAGCGATAGATGGAGACAAACGATTGCAAGAAGGTATTCGATTTAATCTTTACCAACTTTTACAATCAGTCGGTAAAGACCCCGTTAGCAATATTGCAGCAAAAGGATTATCTGGTGAAGGCTATGAGGGTCATTATTTCTGGGACACTGAAATTTATATGTTTCCAGTATTCTTAATGACCAGCCCTGAAATCGCAAAAAATCTATTGCTGCATCGCTATTCTATTTTAGATAGTGCCAGGGTGAGAGCTAAAGAGCTTGGACATACAAAAGGTGCTCTATTCCCGTGGCGAACGATTACAGGGCCAGAAAGCTCAGCATTTTTTCCAGCGGGCACAGCGCAGTATCATATTAGTGCTGATGTGGCGTATAGCTATATTCAATATTATTTAGTTACGCAGGATGAGGCATTTTTAAAGGATTATATGGCTGAGGTGCTTTTTGAAACCGCTCGTTTATGGGCGGATACAGGTCATATGCACGAAGGTCAATTTAGGATTGATAGCGTAACAGGTCCGGATGAGTATACATGTATCGTGAATAATAATTACTATACAAATGTGATGGCCAAGCATAATTTACTGTGGGCTGTTAAGGTATTTCATTTGTTGCATGAAAAGGATAGCAATCATCTACAGCAGCTTATTAACCGCCTAGAGTTGACTGCGTTTGAAGTACAGCAGTGGACAGATGCTGGGGAAAAGATGTATCTCCCTTATGATGAAACATACAAAATGAATGCACAAGATGACAGCTTCTTACAAAAGGCACGTTGGGATCTAGAAAATACGCCAAAAGAGAAATTTCCACTATTGTTGAATTATCATCCATTAACATTGTATAGATACCAAGTGTGTAAGCAAGCCGATACTGTCTTGGCTCATTTTTTATTGGAGGATGAACAAGATATTGAAACGATGCAAAACTCCTATAATTACTATGAACAAATTACAACACATGATTCATCATTATCTGGCTGTGTGTATAGTATTATGGCTTCTAAATTAGGCTATAAAGAGAAAGCATATGCTTATTTTAATGAAACAGCCCGACTGGATTTGGATAATACACAAGGTAATACAAAAGATGGTCTGCACATGGCGAATATGGGTGGTACGTGGCTAGCCATTGTCTATGGATTTGCTGGTTTACGAGTGAAAGAAAGTGGTCTGTCCTTCGCGCCTTTTCTTCCGGATGAATGGAACTCCCTTGATTTTCATGTACAGTACCAGGGAAGATTGCTGAAGGTTCATCTTGGAAGAGATGTAATCAGTTATTTGGTTGTTGAAGGGGAAGGATTGACCATTTGTCATAATGGAAGCTCTCTATATCTTGAGAATGGACAAGAAGTAAAGGTTTAA
- a CDS encoding ribulokinase has translation MTEKYAIGVDYGTQSGRAVLVSLENGQEIADHVTPYRHSVIDEKLPGTDIQLGYEWALQHPQDYLEVLENSIPAVLQQSGVNPDDIVGLGIDFTACTMLPIDEQGEPLSNNPALKDNPHSWLKLWKHHAAQDEANKLNEIAEQRGEAFLQRYGGKISSEWMIAKIWQILNEAPEIYEQTDRFVEATDWVTSKLTGNLVRNSCTAGYKSIWHKKDGYPSKEFFKALDPRLENLTDTKLRGEVVSIGTKAGELTEGMAKITGLNAGIAVSVGNVDAHVSVPAMGVAEPGKLVMTMGTSICSLLLGEEEKEVEGMCGVVEDGIIPGFYGYEAGQSAVGDIFEWYVNHAVPASAEQEAAEQGLNIHQLLEKKAAAYQPGETGLLALDWWNGNRSTLVDTDLSGLLLGMTLQTKPEEIYRTLLEATAFGTRKIVDAFTKSGLAVDELYVCGGLPHKNQLLMQIYADVTNRVIKVADSFQTPALGAAMFGAVAAGAANGGFDSILDATKKMARIKDEVITPIPENVAVYEKIYQEYSILHEYFGRGENDVMKRLRAIRSEVK, from the coding sequence ATGACTGAAAAGTATGCAATTGGAGTCGATTATGGTACACAATCTGGTCGTGCGGTTCTTGTTTCATTAGAAAATGGACAAGAAATTGCTGACCATGTTACACCTTATCGCCATAGTGTAATAGATGAAAAGCTGCCAGGTACGGATATTCAATTGGGCTATGAATGGGCTTTACAACATCCGCAAGACTATCTTGAGGTGTTAGAGAACTCCATTCCAGCTGTCTTACAACAATCGGGCGTCAATCCAGATGATATCGTTGGACTAGGTATCGATTTTACAGCGTGTACAATGCTGCCGATTGATGAACAAGGTGAACCTTTATCGAATAACCCAGCATTAAAAGACAATCCGCATAGTTGGTTAAAGCTATGGAAACACCATGCGGCGCAAGATGAAGCTAACAAATTGAATGAGATTGCAGAACAAAGAGGAGAAGCCTTTTTACAAAGGTATGGCGGCAAGATTTCTTCAGAGTGGATGATCGCAAAAATTTGGCAAATCTTAAATGAAGCACCAGAAATTTATGAGCAAACAGATCGCTTTGTTGAAGCGACCGACTGGGTAACGTCAAAATTGACGGGCAATTTAGTGCGTAATAGCTGTACGGCAGGTTATAAATCAATCTGGCATAAAAAAGATGGCTATCCAAGTAAAGAGTTCTTTAAAGCACTCGATCCTCGTTTAGAAAATCTAACGGATACGAAGCTTCGCGGTGAAGTTGTTTCCATTGGAACAAAAGCTGGTGAACTGACAGAAGGGATGGCTAAAATAACTGGATTGAATGCGGGAATAGCTGTATCCGTTGGGAATGTTGATGCCCATGTGTCTGTCCCAGCGATGGGTGTAGCTGAGCCAGGAAAACTTGTGATGACGATGGGTACTTCTATTTGTTCTTTGTTGTTAGGCGAAGAAGAGAAGGAAGTAGAGGGGATGTGCGGAGTCGTTGAAGATGGCATTATTCCAGGTTTTTATGGCTATGAGGCGGGTCAGTCGGCAGTTGGAGATATTTTTGAGTGGTATGTCAATCATGCTGTCCCAGCTTCTGCAGAACAAGAAGCGGCAGAACAGGGGCTCAATATTCATCAGTTGCTAGAGAAAAAAGCAGCTGCCTATCAACCGGGTGAAACTGGATTGTTAGCACTAGATTGGTGGAATGGCAATCGCTCTACATTAGTAGATACTGATTTAAGCGGGCTACTTCTCGGAATGACGTTGCAAACAAAACCAGAAGAGATTTACCGAACGTTATTAGAAGCAACGGCATTTGGAACGCGTAAAATTGTCGATGCTTTTACGAAGAGTGGATTAGCTGTCGATGAGCTATATGTTTGTGGGGGATTGCCTCATAAAAATCAGTTGTTAATGCAAATCTATGCGGATGTTACGAACCGTGTGATTAAAGTGGCAGACTCTTTCCAAACGCCAGCGTTAGGAGCGGCGATGTTCGGTGCAGTTGCTGCAGGTGCGGCGAATGGTGGATTTGATTCTATATTAGATGCAACTAAGAAAATGGCGCGAATTAAAGATGAGGTCATTACGCCGATTCCAGAAAACGTAGCTGTTTATGAAAAAATCTATCAAGAGTATTCGATTTTGCATGAGTATTTTGGTCGTGGAGAAAATGATGTCATGAAGCGACTGCGTGCCATTCGATCTGAAGTAAAGTAA
- the araD gene encoding L-ribulose-5-phosphate 4-epimerase — translation MLEELKQQVLDANLALPKHHLVTFTWGNVSGISREDKLIVIKPSGVPYDELTKEDMVVVDFDGNVVEGKLKPSSDTPTHIVLYKNFPDIGGVVHTHAPWSTSWAQAGRGLPALGTTHADYFYGTIPCTRTMTEDEINGAYEHETGNVIIETFTDIDPNEIPSVLVHSHAPFSWGKDPEEAVHNAVVLEEVAKMALQMYQLNPDTPDMDQTLLDKHYLRKHGAKAYYGQKS, via the coding sequence ATGTTGGAAGAGTTGAAACAACAGGTGCTAGATGCGAATTTAGCATTGCCGAAACACCATTTAGTTACGTTTACATGGGGCAATGTAAGCGGTATCAGTAGGGAGGACAAACTGATTGTCATTAAACCGAGTGGCGTGCCTTATGATGAGTTGACAAAAGAGGATATGGTTGTTGTGGATTTTGACGGAAATGTAGTGGAAGGTAAGTTAAAACCTTCATCTGATACACCTACCCATATTGTCTTATATAAAAACTTTCCTGATATCGGTGGTGTTGTTCATACTCACGCACCTTGGTCAACAAGTTGGGCGCAAGCAGGAAGAGGTCTACCTGCATTAGGGACAACGCATGCAGATTACTTTTACGGAACGATACCTTGTACACGAACAATGACTGAAGATGAAATCAATGGTGCCTACGAGCATGAGACGGGCAATGTCATTATTGAAACGTTTACAGACATCGATCCAAACGAAATACCGAGTGTACTTGTTCATAGTCATGCACCTTTTTCCTGGGGGAAAGACCCTGAGGAGGCGGTACATAATGCGGTTGTATTGGAAGAAGTCGCTAAAATGGCTTTACAGATGTACCAATTGAATCCAGACACACCTGATATGGACCAAACATTGTTGGATAAACATTATCTTCGCAAGCATGGAGCGAAAGCTTATTACGGACAAAAGAGCTAA
- a CDS encoding sugar ABC transporter substrate-binding protein produces the protein MKLQKRTFGSLLLIALLLLLAACGGGTKDGGTATGKESTGGADKVDEATDQKITIFQSKVEISDQLEALAKEYTAETGVEVEVWGTTGDDYFQQLQIRLNSNQGPSIFSLQHVLEAEKLKSYVHDLSSEEYVSYIAPGMELKLEDKIVGVPYGVEGFGLVYNKDLVKPEDVADYASFVKTMEKFNAEGINGLGLAKDAYFLIGHISNYPFSIQPDHYAFIDKLTSGEVTMADTKEFQEFGDFMETIKNNTPSPLDVTYDKEIGDFAAGKSAMIHQGNWAFGMLSEFDFDFEVGMLPFPLLGNDKMAVGVGNNWAINGMKDEAEVQAANDFLNWMSTSEIGHRYIVEEFGFVPALTNVDAGELDPLSQDVLDASNKGQTIPWAQNYYPANIVPNDFTPVAQEFFLSKDMTGKEFIDKLDDAWKNAVK, from the coding sequence ATGAAATTACAAAAAAGAACATTTGGTAGTTTGTTACTCATTGCATTATTACTTCTTTTAGCTGCATGTGGTGGTGGCACGAAAGACGGAGGTACAGCAACGGGCAAGGAAAGCACTGGAGGCGCTGATAAGGTTGATGAAGCAACCGACCAAAAAATCACAATCTTCCAAAGTAAAGTTGAAATTTCTGATCAGTTAGAAGCACTTGCAAAGGAGTACACAGCAGAAACAGGTGTTGAAGTAGAGGTTTGGGGAACAACAGGTGATGATTACTTCCAACAGCTACAAATTCGTTTGAATAGTAACCAGGGACCATCTATTTTTAGCCTTCAGCATGTGCTGGAAGCTGAAAAATTGAAATCGTATGTCCATGATTTATCGTCTGAAGAGTACGTGAGCTATATTGCTCCTGGTATGGAATTAAAGCTTGAGGACAAAATTGTCGGTGTTCCATATGGTGTTGAAGGATTTGGCTTAGTGTACAACAAAGATTTAGTGAAGCCAGAGGATGTTGCTGACTATGCATCATTTGTGAAAACAATGGAAAAATTTAATGCTGAAGGGATTAATGGGCTTGGCCTTGCGAAAGACGCTTATTTCTTAATTGGTCATATTAGTAACTATCCATTCTCTATCCAACCTGATCACTACGCGTTTATCGATAAATTGACGAGTGGTGAAGTTACAATGGCAGATACAAAGGAATTCCAAGAGTTCGGAGATTTCATGGAAACGATTAAAAATAATACACCTAGTCCATTAGACGTAACGTATGATAAAGAAATTGGTGATTTTGCAGCGGGTAAATCGGCAATGATCCACCAAGGGAACTGGGCTTTCGGAATGCTTTCAGAGTTCGATTTTGATTTTGAAGTAGGTATGCTACCATTCCCATTATTGGGTAATGACAAAATGGCTGTCGGTGTTGGGAACAACTGGGCTATCAATGGTATGAAAGACGAAGCTGAAGTACAAGCAGCTAATGACTTCTTGAATTGGATGTCAACAAGTGAAATTGGCCATCGCTATATTGTAGAAGAGTTTGGCTTTGTCCCTGCTCTAACAAATGTTGATGCTGGTGAACTAGATCCACTATCACAAGATGTGCTTGATGCTTCGAATAAAGGACAAACAATTCCATGGGCACAAAACTATTACCCAGCGAATATTGTTCCAAATGATTTTACACCTGTTGCACAAGAGTTCTTCTTGTCTAAAGATATGACAGGTAAAGAATTCATCGACAAGTTGGATGACGCATGGAAAAACGCAGTAAAGTAG
- the pgmB gene encoding beta-phosphoglucomutase, with translation MSQYPKAFIYDLDGVITDTAEFHFLAWQKLAEGIDITIDRQFNEQLKGISRLESLERILALEPSMLSLSSDEKQRLANQKNNHYLELVESVNTDDILPGIEQLLRENKEHQMKIALGSASNNAKNIVDRLGLTHYFDYIVDASQVKKGKPDPETFTTAADFLGVPYEECIGIEDAEAGVEAINGAFMFSVGVGAVEQLAQADYLVANTSELVFDEIIKRYIEKRTIS, from the coding sequence ATGTCACAATACCCAAAGGCTTTTATATATGATTTGGATGGTGTCATTACGGATACAGCAGAATTTCATTTTTTAGCATGGCAGAAACTAGCGGAGGGAATTGATATAACGATTGATCGACAATTTAATGAGCAGCTCAAAGGCATCAGTCGTTTGGAGTCTTTGGAGCGAATTTTAGCTTTGGAGCCTTCTATGCTGTCGTTATCCAGTGATGAAAAGCAGAGACTTGCTAATCAAAAAAATAATCATTATCTAGAGCTAGTAGAGTCAGTTAACACGGATGATATTTTGCCAGGGATTGAGCAGTTATTACGAGAAAATAAAGAACATCAAATGAAAATTGCGCTTGGTTCAGCGAGTAATAATGCGAAAAACATTGTAGATAGGCTTGGACTTACGCATTACTTTGACTATATTGTAGATGCATCACAGGTGAAGAAAGGTAAGCCCGATCCAGAAACCTTTACGACAGCTGCTGACTTTTTAGGAGTACCCTACGAAGAATGCATTGGAATTGAAGATGCAGAGGCAGGTGTGGAAGCTATTAATGGCGCGTTCATGTTCTCTGTAGGTGTAGGGGCAGTGGAACAATTAGCACAAGCTGACTATTTAGTAGCAAACACTTCCGAATTGGTTTTTGATGAAATTATTAAGCGTTATATAGAAAAAAGAACAATTAGCTAA